The following proteins come from a genomic window of Pyxidicoccus sp. MSG2:
- a CDS encoding MBL fold metallo-hydrolase, whose translation MSEPALYLKQNVVTEPLYNQWYAWWYLVSPMTAPLFVANLHVKIMESFVANPAIHVAALKSPALRGGPYLNYGVDRVEGVKALLERTLSEEALSLKYAQAMLDLDKLLSTAEGFSLEELYPRVPDLLRGYVELTYDLNNRASPRFFESLLYLSPFHRESSQSLCMRLVHGDARPYVFSTPRLDTDDGSLIVKTPYRNEAIDQLFSMRRTPGPVGPVREALGVEAKDHETFSTFFTDQPPRPASRYDGEGVRIRYFGHACVLIETRDVSILTDPVVSYDFPSELPRYTYADLPEHIDYVLITHGHADHLMFEPLLQLRHRIGTLVVPASSGGGLVDPSLKLMLQNTGFRNVVALSEMETLPLPGGRLLGLPFIGEHGDLNIQAKIAHLIQLGGRSLLMAADSNALEPHLYDHIHRAVGNIDVMFLGMESEGGPLSWMYGPLLPTPLSRKMDQSRRLNGSNAVRAIEIVQRLKPQQVYIYAMGQEPWLGHVMVMGYHENSPQLVESRKLMEYCRGQGITTGLPYGQAEFFLR comes from the coding sequence ATGTCCGAGCCGGCGCTGTACCTGAAGCAGAACGTCGTCACCGAGCCGCTGTACAACCAGTGGTACGCGTGGTGGTACCTGGTGTCCCCGATGACGGCGCCACTCTTCGTGGCGAACCTCCATGTGAAGATCATGGAGTCGTTCGTGGCCAACCCGGCCATCCACGTGGCGGCCCTCAAGAGCCCGGCGCTCCGCGGCGGCCCCTACCTCAACTACGGCGTGGACCGGGTGGAGGGCGTCAAGGCGCTGCTGGAGCGCACCCTGAGCGAGGAGGCCCTGTCGCTCAAGTACGCCCAGGCGATGCTGGACCTGGACAAGCTGCTGTCCACCGCGGAGGGCTTCTCGCTGGAGGAGCTGTACCCGCGGGTGCCGGACCTGCTGCGCGGCTACGTGGAGCTGACGTACGACCTGAACAACCGCGCCTCACCGCGCTTCTTCGAGTCGCTGCTCTACCTCAGCCCCTTCCACCGCGAGTCCTCGCAGAGCCTGTGCATGCGGCTGGTCCACGGCGACGCGCGCCCGTATGTCTTCAGCACGCCGCGGCTGGACACGGACGACGGCAGCCTCATCGTCAAGACGCCCTACCGCAACGAAGCCATCGATCAGCTCTTCTCCATGCGGCGCACGCCCGGGCCGGTGGGGCCGGTGCGCGAGGCGCTGGGCGTCGAGGCCAAGGACCACGAGACGTTCTCCACCTTCTTCACGGACCAGCCGCCGCGCCCTGCCTCCAGGTATGACGGCGAGGGCGTGCGCATCCGCTACTTCGGCCACGCGTGCGTGCTCATCGAGACGCGCGACGTCAGCATCCTGACGGACCCCGTCGTCAGCTACGACTTCCCCTCGGAGCTGCCGCGCTACACCTACGCGGACCTGCCCGAGCACATCGACTACGTCCTCATCACCCACGGCCATGCCGACCACCTGATGTTCGAGCCGTTGCTCCAGCTGCGCCACCGCATCGGCACCCTCGTGGTGCCGGCCAGCAGCGGCGGCGGGCTGGTGGACCCCTCGCTCAAGCTGATGCTGCAGAACACCGGCTTCCGCAACGTGGTGGCCCTCAGCGAGATGGAGACCCTGCCGCTACCGGGCGGACGGCTCCTCGGCCTGCCCTTCATCGGTGAGCACGGCGACCTGAACATCCAGGCGAAGATCGCCCACCTCATCCAGCTCGGGGGCCGGTCGCTGCTGATGGCCGCGGACTCCAACGCGCTCGAGCCGCACCTGTACGATCACATCCACCGGGCGGTGGGAAACATCGACGTGATGTTCCTGGGCATGGAGTCCGAGGGCGGCCCGCTCAGCTGGATGTACGGCCCGCTGCTGCCCACCCCGCTGTCGCGCAAGATGGACCAGTCCCGGCGGCTCAACGGCTCCAACGCCGTGCGGGCCATCGAAATCGTCCAGCGGCTCAAGCCCCAGCAGGTCTACATCTACGCCATGGGTCAGGAGCCCTGGCTGGGACATGTGATGGTGATGGGCTACCACGAGAACTCGCCGCAGCTCGTCGAGTCGCGCAAGCTCATGGAGTACTGCCGCGGCCAGGGCATCACCACCGGCCTGCCGTACGGCCAGGCGGAGTTCTTCCTGCGCTGA
- a CDS encoding nucleotidyltransferase domain-containing protein has product MMEVEDVTLVGMTEDMNVNATLYGFVGLAQMAFPGRVLSYFMVGSQATSEAVGASDIDVVMIFKGRFHEGELERFELFRRYVGPLCRMPLDVSATEEARLLEDGEVNLKESSLLLMGEDIRERIPLMPKDKWLRYCMHRPFIFMERSRAHADDEPLRHPFSFPDAQGELYGYDHREHVEADGTRHRSIKELVTLACRLATALVSLKAEAYTFSKRSAIEAHRQLINDEWTPLFEEIYACRTRGGYRVPADPKEREHLRALCARMLEAENHFLGLYKDYLLAELRAGEMRDRVMAARRLGLILYSGDEVLTALREQAATAEEPLREEAREAISRLEKHGAPVRPAA; this is encoded by the coding sequence ATGATGGAAGTGGAAGACGTAACGCTGGTGGGCATGACGGAGGACATGAACGTCAATGCCACCCTCTACGGTTTCGTCGGGCTGGCGCAGATGGCCTTCCCGGGCCGCGTCCTCTCGTACTTCATGGTGGGCAGCCAGGCCACGAGCGAGGCCGTGGGGGCCAGCGACATCGACGTCGTCATGATCTTCAAGGGCCGGTTCCACGAGGGGGAGCTGGAGCGCTTCGAGCTCTTCCGCCGCTACGTCGGCCCGCTGTGCCGGATGCCACTGGACGTCAGCGCGACGGAGGAGGCGCGGCTGCTCGAGGATGGGGAGGTGAACCTCAAGGAGTCCTCCCTGCTGCTGATGGGCGAGGACATCCGGGAGCGCATCCCCCTGATGCCCAAGGACAAGTGGCTGCGCTACTGCATGCACCGCCCCTTCATCTTCATGGAGCGCAGCCGCGCGCACGCCGACGATGAGCCGCTTCGCCACCCGTTCTCCTTCCCCGATGCCCAGGGCGAGCTCTACGGCTACGACCACCGCGAGCACGTGGAGGCGGACGGCACCCGGCACCGCAGCATCAAGGAGCTCGTCACGCTCGCCTGCCGCCTGGCCACGGCGCTGGTGTCACTGAAGGCGGAGGCCTACACCTTCTCGAAGCGCTCGGCCATCGAGGCCCACCGGCAGCTCATCAACGACGAGTGGACACCGCTGTTCGAGGAGATCTACGCGTGCCGCACGCGCGGGGGCTACCGGGTGCCCGCCGACCCGAAGGAGCGCGAGCACCTGCGCGCGCTGTGCGCCCGCATGCTGGAGGCGGAGAACCACTTCCTGGGCCTCTACAAGGACTACCTGCTGGCCGAGCTGCGGGCCGGCGAGATGCGCGACCGGGTGATGGCCGCCCGGAGGCTGGGGCTCATCCTCTACTCCGGAGACGAGGTCCTCACCGCGCTGCGCGAGCAGGCCGCCACGGCCGAGGAGCCCCTGCGCGAGGAGGCCCGGGAGGCCATCTCCCGCCTGGAGAAGCACGGCGCCCCCGTGCGCCCCGCGGCCTGA
- a CDS encoding NAD-dependent epimerase/dehydratase family protein, which yields MRAFVTGGSGFVGRNLIAALKARGDSVRALARSPSSVAAVTESGAEPFEGDLSDADKLKPGMEGCDTVFHAAAYVKGWGPREEFYEANVRGTERVLEAARAAGVKRLVHVSTEAVLVDGTPLVNVNETWPIPERPIGNYPSTKAEAEKRVLSVSSPDFVTVAVRPRFIWGKGDTSLLPEFIDAVKAKRFAWFGGGRYLSSTCHVANCVEGMLLAAEKGRGGQAYFLTDGEPVVFRDFITEMLQSQNVDAGTRTVPYGLAATLATLGDMVWGAFHLSSRPPLTRAELLLVGREVTVSDAKAREELGYEGRMTREEGLREMRADYKAKAPRTL from the coding sequence ATGCGGGCGTTCGTCACCGGCGGTTCGGGCTTCGTGGGCAGGAACCTCATCGCGGCGCTGAAGGCGCGCGGGGACTCGGTGCGTGCGCTGGCGCGCTCCCCGTCCTCCGTGGCGGCGGTGACGGAGTCCGGCGCCGAGCCCTTCGAGGGAGACCTGTCCGACGCGGACAAGCTGAAGCCCGGCATGGAGGGCTGCGACACCGTCTTCCACGCGGCGGCGTACGTGAAGGGGTGGGGGCCTCGCGAGGAGTTCTACGAGGCCAACGTGCGCGGCACGGAGCGGGTGCTGGAGGCGGCGCGCGCGGCGGGCGTGAAGCGGTTGGTGCACGTCAGCACGGAGGCGGTGCTGGTGGACGGCACGCCGCTGGTGAATGTGAACGAGACCTGGCCGATTCCGGAGCGCCCCATCGGCAACTACCCCTCCACCAAGGCCGAGGCGGAGAAGCGGGTGCTGAGCGTCAGCTCCCCGGACTTCGTCACCGTGGCGGTGCGCCCGCGCTTCATCTGGGGGAAGGGGGACACCTCCCTGCTGCCGGAGTTCATCGACGCGGTGAAGGCGAAGCGCTTCGCGTGGTTCGGCGGCGGGCGCTACCTGTCCTCCACCTGCCACGTGGCCAACTGCGTGGAGGGCATGCTGCTGGCGGCGGAGAAGGGACGCGGAGGCCAGGCGTACTTCCTCACCGACGGCGAGCCGGTGGTGTTCCGCGACTTCATCACCGAGATGCTGCAGTCGCAGAACGTGGACGCGGGCACGCGCACGGTGCCGTATGGCCTGGCGGCGACGCTGGCCACCCTCGGGGACATGGTGTGGGGCGCGTTCCACCTGAGCAGCCGGCCGCCGCTCACCCGTGCCGAGCTGCTGCTGGTGGGGCGAGAGGTGACGGTGAGCGACGCCAAGGCCCGCGAGGAGCTGGGCTACGAGGGCCGGATGACGCGCGAGGAAGGGCTGCGCGAGATGCGCGCGGACTACAAGGCGAAGGCGCCGCGCACGCTGTAG
- the proC gene encoding pyrroline-5-carboxylate reductase has protein sequence MMTPPVPTPIVLLGGGKLAEAIIRGLLRSGQVRPSDLRVTVRRPERGEELRSRHGVHVLTDNAQAVRGAAVVLLSVRQAQMTELMEVIAPALEEGQVVVSLSADVRLEQLEAALPSRVAVLRAMPNTPVGVGEGVTPLTEGTRGTEAARRAAEALFTATGRTLWVSEAELTVCTGVSGTGPAYVFRFVEALARAARDHGMEASEAEALARGTLIGAAKLLAEPGATTEKLIAEVATPGGITEAGLVALETHGLSRAVGEAVSVAIQRAKERADASARHASAVATAPK, from the coding sequence ATGATGACCCCACCCGTCCCCACGCCCATCGTCCTCCTCGGCGGCGGCAAGCTGGCCGAGGCCATCATCCGGGGCCTGCTCCGCTCCGGACAGGTGCGCCCGTCCGACCTGCGCGTCACCGTGCGCCGGCCCGAGCGCGGCGAGGAGCTGCGCTCCCGCCACGGCGTGCACGTCCTGACCGACAACGCCCAGGCGGTGCGCGGCGCGGCGGTGGTCCTGCTCTCGGTACGCCAGGCCCAGATGACGGAGCTGATGGAGGTCATCGCCCCCGCGCTGGAGGAGGGCCAGGTCGTCGTGTCGCTGTCCGCGGACGTGCGACTGGAGCAGCTGGAAGCGGCGCTGCCATCCCGGGTCGCCGTCCTGCGCGCCATGCCCAACACCCCCGTGGGCGTGGGCGAGGGCGTGACGCCGCTCACGGAGGGCACCCGGGGAACAGAAGCCGCGAGGAGGGCGGCGGAGGCACTATTCACCGCGACGGGCCGGACGCTGTGGGTCTCCGAGGCCGAGCTCACGGTCTGCACGGGCGTGTCCGGCACGGGGCCCGCGTATGTGTTCCGCTTCGTGGAGGCGCTGGCCCGGGCCGCGAGGGACCACGGGATGGAGGCCTCGGAGGCGGAGGCGCTGGCGCGGGGCACGCTCATCGGCGCGGCGAAGCTGCTGGCCGAACCGGGCGCCACCACGGAGAAGCTCATCGCCGAGGTGGCGACCCCGGGCGGCATCACCGAGGCGGGCCTCGTCGCGCTGGAGACCCATGGCCTCTCCCGCGCCGTGGGCGAGGCCGTGTCCGTCGCCATCCAACGCGCGAAGGAGCGCGCGGACGCCTCCGCCCGTCACGCCAGCGCCGTCGCCACCGCGCCGAAGTGA
- a CDS encoding MarR family winged helix-turn-helix transcriptional regulator, with translation MSQLPVLIALEDGGALSQKTLAELARVEQPTMAEMLARMERDGVIRREPNPEDKRGSLTSLTSQSRARIAEAKAALLRGEDEATAGFTQQEKALLREFLQRVVRNLEAEG, from the coding sequence ATGAGCCAGCTTCCCGTGCTGATTGCGCTCGAGGACGGAGGAGCGCTGTCGCAGAAGACGCTCGCGGAGTTGGCGCGCGTGGAGCAGCCGACGATGGCGGAGATGCTCGCGCGCATGGAGCGCGACGGCGTCATCCGGCGCGAACCCAACCCGGAAGACAAGCGAGGGAGCCTCACCTCGCTCACCTCCCAGTCCCGCGCCCGGATTGCCGAGGCGAAAGCGGCGCTGCTGCGAGGAGAGGACGAGGCGACCGCGGGCTTCACACAGCAGGAGAAGGCGCTCCTGCGCGAGTTCCTGCAGCGCGTCGTCCGGAACCTTGAAGCAGAGGGTTGA
- a CDS encoding FAD-dependent oxidoreductase has product MQTGKRIGIVGGGPGGLTLARILATRGIGSTVFELDAHRLSRPQGGSLDLHADSALVALRHAGLEAGFKALARYEDQGDALYDDQGTLRFSLGGDPDGDRPEIDREHLRTLLLDSLPPETIRWGSKVRAVEPLPDGRHRVVGARGSLGEFDLVVGADGAWSRVRPLVSDEEPRYTGVLFVELSIDDVDARHPDLAALIPRGKVSVVGNCLGLIAQRSSNAHVRVYLMFRVAEDWLQQGGVDLSSPGRARETLKARFAGWAPSLLRFIDVCNDTIVPRPIVALPVGHRWTHRPGVTLLGDAAHVMPPFPARV; this is encoded by the coding sequence ATGCAAACTGGAAAGCGCATTGGAATCGTAGGTGGAGGGCCGGGAGGGCTGACGCTCGCGCGAATCCTGGCGACGCGGGGCATCGGCTCCACGGTGTTCGAGCTGGACGCGCACCGGCTGTCGCGCCCGCAGGGCGGCTCGCTGGACCTGCACGCGGACTCGGCCCTGGTCGCGCTGCGCCACGCCGGGCTCGAAGCGGGGTTCAAGGCGCTCGCGCGCTACGAGGACCAGGGCGACGCGCTCTATGACGACCAGGGGACGCTGCGCTTCTCCCTGGGAGGAGACCCGGACGGTGACCGGCCCGAGATTGACCGCGAGCACCTGCGCACGCTCCTGCTCGACAGTCTGCCGCCTGAGACGATTCGGTGGGGAAGCAAGGTGCGCGCGGTGGAGCCCTTGCCGGATGGGCGCCATCGCGTCGTGGGTGCCCGCGGTTCGCTCGGGGAGTTCGACCTCGTGGTGGGAGCGGACGGTGCGTGGTCCAGGGTGCGACCGCTCGTGTCGGATGAGGAGCCTCGCTACACGGGGGTGTTGTTCGTCGAGCTGAGCATCGACGATGTGGACGCGCGGCATCCCGACCTCGCCGCACTCATCCCTCGTGGCAAGGTCTCCGTGGTCGGCAACTGCCTGGGCCTCATCGCGCAGCGCAGCAGCAACGCGCACGTCCGCGTCTACCTCATGTTCCGCGTGGCCGAGGACTGGCTCCAGCAGGGCGGGGTGGACCTGTCCTCCCCCGGGCGTGCTCGCGAGACGCTCAAGGCGCGCTTCGCCGGGTGGGCGCCTTCGCTGCTCCGGTTCATCGACGTGTGCAATGACACCATCGTCCCGCGACCCATCGTCGCGCTCCCGGTGGGGCACCGGTGGACGCACCGGCCGGGCGTGACGCTGCTGGGAGACGCGGCGCATGTCATGCCGCCATTCCCGGCGAGGGTGTGA
- a CDS encoding DUF2378 family protein, whose protein sequence is MTLATMRAPCREPMVFGYALDTLLATAAPLMPLTLKTLERQGVFASRPLHAAYPCSVWPATIRMLAGTTLPHLERDEAEYALGHAFAERFIQARMGTVLQGFAQVVGTEQMLLRLSRALRSTNNFLDVSVRPHGDEGGWELRLHPVPEFTHHPRRLADPPHFARGLLTYAFQHGGAPTARLTLADHDEGRALTTFHVGL, encoded by the coding sequence ATGACACTGGCAACGATGCGGGCCCCCTGCCGCGAGCCCATGGTGTTCGGCTACGCGCTGGACACCCTGCTGGCGACAGCAGCGCCGCTGATGCCCCTCACCCTCAAGACCCTGGAGCGGCAGGGCGTCTTCGCCAGCCGCCCCCTGCACGCGGCCTACCCCTGCTCGGTGTGGCCGGCCACCATCCGCATGCTGGCGGGCACCACCCTGCCCCACCTGGAGCGCGACGAGGCGGAGTACGCGCTGGGCCACGCCTTCGCCGAGCGATTCATCCAGGCCCGCATGGGCACGGTGCTCCAGGGCTTCGCCCAGGTGGTGGGCACCGAGCAGATGCTGCTGCGCCTGTCTCGCGCACTGCGCTCCACCAACAACTTCCTCGACGTCTCCGTGCGTCCCCACGGCGACGAGGGCGGCTGGGAGCTGCGGCTGCACCCGGTGCCCGAGTTCACCCACCACCCGCGCCGCCTGGCGGACCCACCCCACTTCGCGCGGGGCCTGCTCACCTACGCCTTCCAGCACGGCGGAGCCCCCACCGCGCGGCTGACCCTCGCCGACCACGACGAGGGCCGCGCCCTCACCACCTTCCACGTGGGCCTGTAG
- a CDS encoding alpha/beta hydrolase family protein: MKTWSHPGVSFLSRGALLLWLSGCGGAESAPDGLTAEEAGTRVQALAPSTPQADCSKFLVTGSPTSATGATWTYDSVDSGVHYVLKGILFKPATGTGPFPAVVVSHGKGGTARGYSATVAKTMVGWGLVAIGTTYTHAADAAGTLPSGGEGASPENVLRAHKARDLLSCVGNIDFSRVAAHGHSMGGFVTGQLLGTYPADFRAGSHTAGGVSSGPNATTPDAAANITTPYQLHHGDADTVVDLSLDQTLNSILATSGTPHQLHVYAGYTHSQIPFDTTMLSRVRNWYRAHGVLP; this comes from the coding sequence ATGAAGACGTGGAGCCACCCCGGTGTTTCCTTTCTGAGTCGCGGTGCGTTGTTGCTGTGGCTGTCCGGCTGTGGTGGCGCCGAGTCAGCGCCGGATGGGCTCACGGCGGAGGAGGCCGGCACCCGGGTGCAGGCCCTCGCGCCCTCCACGCCCCAGGCGGACTGCTCGAAGTTCCTCGTCACCGGAAGCCCGACGTCCGCCACCGGCGCCACCTGGACCTACGACTCCGTGGATTCAGGCGTGCACTACGTGCTCAAGGGCATCCTCTTCAAGCCCGCGACCGGGACCGGACCGTTCCCGGCGGTCGTCGTCAGCCACGGCAAGGGAGGCACCGCGCGCGGCTACTCGGCCACCGTGGCGAAGACGATGGTGGGCTGGGGTCTGGTGGCCATCGGCACCACCTATACCCATGCCGCCGATGCCGCCGGCACGCTCCCGAGCGGCGGCGAAGGGGCCTCTCCGGAGAACGTGCTGCGCGCGCACAAGGCGAGGGACCTGCTGTCCTGCGTGGGCAACATCGACTTCTCCCGGGTGGCGGCGCATGGCCACAGCATGGGGGGCTTCGTCACCGGCCAGCTCCTGGGAACGTACCCGGCGGACTTCCGCGCTGGCTCGCACACCGCCGGAGGCGTAAGCTCGGGCCCCAACGCCACCACGCCGGACGCGGCCGCGAACATCACCACGCCCTACCAGCTCCACCATGGCGACGCGGACACGGTGGTCGACCTCTCGCTGGACCAGACGCTGAACTCCATCCTGGCCACGAGCGGAACCCCCCACCAGCTCCACGTCTACGCGGGCTACACCCACTCGCAGATTCCCTTCGACACCACCATGCTCTCACGGGTGAGGAACTGGTACCGCGCGCACGGCGTCCTGCCCTGA
- a CDS encoding WGR domain-containing protein — MRRFEFVEGSSSKFWEPELKGSTFTVTFGRIGTAGQRKEKAFPDEASARREYEKKVAEKQREGYVEVTAGAAATTAEPPPPPKPEKAPLPRRMPRASPTPEAVKAAADALAALRARLGWRSWEVTSRARRARRTLRALGGVDPAAHPELAGTFTALMERVVAPPKEGRLPLRHALSLLGAVDVAAFIRASEVWRRAAAPAAPAAAAVSQQAASLGEPELALRLGMLLAERPGLGGGLSEDGWAKRWAELRPHVESHLTSAGGSLAAWVKGVDAGGDAHLAKRLARLEA, encoded by the coding sequence ATGCGCAGGTTCGAGTTCGTCGAGGGCAGCAGCTCCAAGTTCTGGGAGCCGGAGCTCAAGGGCAGCACCTTCACCGTCACGTTCGGCCGCATCGGCACCGCGGGCCAGCGCAAGGAGAAGGCGTTCCCCGACGAGGCCTCCGCCCGCCGCGAGTACGAGAAGAAGGTCGCCGAGAAGCAGCGCGAGGGCTACGTCGAGGTGACGGCCGGCGCCGCGGCCACCACCGCCGAGCCCCCGCCGCCCCCCAAGCCCGAGAAGGCCCCGCTGCCCCGCCGCATGCCGCGCGCCAGCCCCACGCCCGAGGCCGTGAAGGCCGCCGCCGACGCGCTGGCCGCCCTGCGCGCCCGGCTCGGGTGGCGCAGCTGGGAGGTGACGTCCCGTGCCCGTCGAGCCCGTCGTACCCTGCGCGCGCTCGGCGGTGTGGACCCGGCGGCGCACCCGGAGCTGGCGGGCACCTTCACCGCGCTGATGGAGCGTGTGGTGGCGCCTCCGAAGGAAGGCCGCCTTCCGCTGCGGCACGCGCTGTCGCTGCTGGGCGCGGTGGACGTGGCGGCCTTCATCCGCGCCTCCGAGGTGTGGCGGCGCGCCGCGGCACCGGCCGCCCCCGCCGCTGCCGCCGTCTCCCAGCAGGCCGCGTCCCTGGGCGAGCCCGAGCTGGCGCTGCGCCTGGGCATGCTACTGGCCGAGCGCCCGGGCCTCGGCGGTGGCCTGTCCGAGGACGGCTGGGCGAAGCGCTGGGCGGAGCTGCGGCCCCACGTGGAGTCACACCTGACCTCCGCGGGCGGCTCACTGGCGGCCTGGGTGAAGGGCGTGGACGCCGGGGGCGACGCGCACCTCGCGAAGCGCCTGGCCCGCCTGGAGGCCTGA
- a CDS encoding substrate-binding and VWA domain-containing protein produces MWKLQLGCLALALLAACKCGGGGSSGETGTTGRAAAKPANAVVLTVAYGSEKKTWLEEQARAFEASGATTKSGRPIRVEGKAMGSGEAVQEIVSGRLKAHVYSPASSAYLPLLNSAWTQATGRTQPVVGQGEPVLLSPIVIAMWKPMAEALGWPGKPLGWADLMKVAANPQGWAAYGHVEWGRFKLGHTHPEFSNSGLLSVLAEAYAGAAKTRGLSAADVESPKTLELLQQIEGTVVHYGKSTGFFADKMLQRGPGYISAAVLYENLVIESYGKQTDAPFPLVSIYPVEGTFWSDHPYATLDAEWVGAEEREAADAFLGFLKGRPAQERALALGFRPADPAVSIGAPVDAAHGADPKQPQTLLEVPEADVLEKLLAVWRQTKKPTDVTFVFDKSGSMQGRPLAEAKLGAKRFLETLSDRDEVTLLFFDNNVYQPVGPLALDAQGRAELAGRIDNTIASGGTALYGATQAAYKVAQARARQSPGRIHAVMVMTDGRDESSSITLNQLKQGLGSSDEQDAAVRVFTIAYGDGAEGGVLDGIAEAGKGSSAKGSVEDIVQVYRDMASFF; encoded by the coding sequence ATGTGGAAGCTTCAACTGGGATGTCTCGCGCTGGCCCTGCTGGCGGCCTGCAAGTGCGGTGGTGGTGGCTCGTCGGGTGAGACGGGCACCACCGGCCGCGCGGCCGCGAAGCCCGCCAACGCGGTGGTGCTCACCGTCGCCTACGGCAGCGAGAAGAAGACGTGGCTGGAGGAGCAGGCGCGCGCCTTCGAGGCCAGCGGCGCCACCACGAAGTCCGGCCGCCCCATCCGCGTCGAGGGCAAGGCCATGGGCTCGGGTGAGGCGGTGCAGGAAATCGTCTCCGGCCGGCTGAAGGCCCACGTCTACAGCCCCGCCTCCAGCGCCTACCTGCCCCTGCTCAACAGCGCGTGGACGCAGGCCACCGGGCGCACGCAGCCGGTGGTGGGGCAGGGCGAGCCGGTGCTGCTGTCCCCCATCGTCATCGCCATGTGGAAGCCCATGGCGGAGGCGCTCGGCTGGCCCGGCAAGCCCCTGGGCTGGGCGGATTTGATGAAGGTGGCCGCCAACCCGCAGGGCTGGGCCGCCTACGGCCACGTCGAGTGGGGCCGCTTCAAGCTGGGCCACACCCACCCTGAGTTCTCCAACTCCGGCCTGCTGTCGGTGCTCGCCGAGGCCTACGCGGGCGCGGCCAAGACGCGCGGCTTGAGCGCCGCGGACGTGGAGTCGCCGAAGACGCTGGAATTGCTCCAGCAGATTGAAGGCACGGTGGTGCACTACGGCAAGTCCACCGGCTTCTTCGCGGACAAGATGCTCCAGCGCGGCCCGGGCTACATCTCCGCCGCGGTGCTCTACGAGAACCTCGTCATCGAGTCCTACGGGAAGCAGACGGACGCGCCCTTCCCGCTGGTGTCCATCTACCCGGTGGAGGGCACCTTCTGGTCGGACCACCCCTACGCGACGCTGGACGCGGAGTGGGTGGGCGCGGAGGAGCGCGAGGCCGCGGACGCCTTCCTCGGCTTCCTCAAGGGCCGCCCCGCGCAGGAGCGCGCGCTGGCGCTGGGCTTCCGTCCAGCGGACCCGGCCGTGTCCATTGGCGCGCCGGTGGACGCGGCGCACGGCGCGGACCCGAAGCAGCCGCAGACGCTGCTGGAGGTGCCGGAAGCGGACGTGCTGGAGAAGCTGCTCGCCGTGTGGCGCCAGACGAAGAAGCCCACCGACGTCACCTTCGTCTTCGACAAGTCCGGCAGCATGCAGGGCCGCCCGCTCGCCGAGGCGAAGCTCGGGGCGAAGCGCTTTCTGGAGACGCTGTCGGACCGCGACGAGGTGACGCTGTTGTTCTTCGACAACAACGTCTATCAGCCGGTGGGGCCCCTCGCGCTGGACGCCCAGGGCCGCGCGGAGCTGGCCGGACGCATCGACAACACCATCGCCTCGGGGGGCACCGCGCTGTACGGCGCCACCCAGGCCGCCTACAAGGTGGCCCAGGCCCGCGCGCGGCAGTCGCCGGGCCGCATCCACGCCGTCATGGTGATGACGGACGGACGCGACGAGAGCAGCAGCATCACCCTCAACCAGCTCAAGCAGGGCCTTGGCTCCAGCGACGAGCAGGACGCCGCGGTGCGCGTCTTCACCATCGCCTACGGAGACGGCGCGGAGGGCGGAGTGCTGGACGGCATCGCCGAGGCGGGCAAGGGCTCCAGCGCGAAGGGCAGCGTCGAGGACATCGTCCAGGTGTACCGGGACATGGCGTCGTTCTTCTAG